A stretch of Cucumis sativus cultivar 9930 chromosome 2, Cucumber_9930_V3, whole genome shotgun sequence DNA encodes these proteins:
- the LOC101218603 gene encoding uncharacterized protein LOC101218603 isoform X1 → MNGMLGKSLASPISTIDSATRFCCSTRCTATAISDAVCSHVSFSCHSAKHTIKGVRRQNPYPRKWEICSSTQVESLILSDEDKKTWEACRQALSVFSFSVEEQDKMLGKAFGHIHSPYWGEDREKKVPNIEIVNDILEYLRTLGLSNDDLSKLLKKFPEVLGCNLEQELKTNVQLLDKEWGIQGKSLRNLLLRNPKVLGYYVDCKGDCIAKCTRCWVRF, encoded by the exons ATGAATG GGATGCTAGGAAAGTCGTTGGCGTCCCCCATATCAACCATTGATTCTGCTACTCGTTTCTGCTGTTCTACT CGCTGCACTGCCACAGCCATATCAGATGCTGTATGTTCACATGTGAGTTTCTCCTGTCATTCTGCAAAGCATACGATAAAGGGTGTGAGAAGACAAAATCCCTATCCTAGGAAGTGGGAAATCTGTTCATCTACTCAAGTTGAAAGCTTAATATTAAGTGATGAAGATAAGAAGACATGGGAGGCTTGTCGGCAAGCTCTGTCTGTGTTCAGCTTCAGTGTTGAGGAGCAAGATAAGATGCTTGGAAAGGCGTTCGGCCACATTCATTCACCCTACTGGGGTGAAGACAGAGAGAAGAAAGTTCCTAATATTGAAATTGTAAATGATATACTGGAATATCTGAGGACGCTTGGCCTTTCTAATGACGATCTCTCTAAGCTGCTAAAGAAATTCCCGGAAGTTCTTGGCTGCAATCTTGAGCAGGAGCTGAAAACCAACGTACAATTGTTGGACAAAGAGTGGGGAATTCAAGGCAAATCACTAAGGAATCTTCTTCTGCGTAATCCCAAGGTATTGGGTTATTATGTTGATTGTAAAGGGGACTGCATAGCAAAATGCACCAGATGCTGGGTTCGATTCTAg
- the LOC101218129 gene encoding gibberellin-regulated protein 9 → MKPLSLLCIFIILSFLLQGFSEAIATVDEGTNTVALTKKYHYQPKINCKSECSRRCSKVFRKKICMRACGTCCSRCHCVPPGTYGNHQACPCYARLRTHGNKPKCP, encoded by the exons ATGAAGCCACTCAGTCTTCTTTgcattttcattattctttcctttctccttcag GGTTTTTCTGAGGCTATCGCTACC GTGGATGAAGGGACCAATACAGTAGCACTCACCAAAAAGTATCACTATCAGCCAAAAATCA ATTGTAAAAGTGAATGTTCAAGGAGATGCAGCAAAGTGTTCAGAAAGAAGATATGTATGCGTGCTTGTGGGACTTGCTGCAGTCGGTGTCACTGCGTCCCGCCGGGCACTTACGGCAACCATCAAGCTTGCCCTTGCTATGCTCGCCTCAGGACCCATGGCAATAAGCCCAAGTGCCCCTAA
- the LOC101218368 gene encoding subtilisin-like protease SBT3.5 isoform X1, giving the protein MMNTNPKKLLFVLVSFFAISISIAMADSDEASSTHSIASSIPSSRPAVHIVYTETPPDEDPKHFHIRTLASALGSEEAAKDALVYSYKTAVSGFSAKLTPDQVSRVSREKEEEKDKSLVDELYGLPGLSSNNALEIFLMLFDDVQKTDCFLSFHMNKKYEYCMDLLGRRS; this is encoded by the exons atgatgaaCACAAACCCTAAGAAATTATTGTTTGTGTTAGTGTCTTTCTTTGCCATTTCCATATCAATTGCCATGGCTGATTCTGATGAAGCTTCTTCAACTCATTCCATAGCTTCATCCATACCCTCTTCACGCCCCGCAGTTCACATTGTGTACACCGAAACGCCTCCGGATGAGGACCCCAAGCACTTCCATATCCGAACCCTGGCTTCTGCTCTCGGAAG TGAAGAGGCTGCCAAGGATGCGCTTGTTTACAGTTACAAGACGGCTGTTAGTGGATTCTCTGCAAAGCTCACTCCCGACCAGGTTTCTCGAGTTTCCC GTGAGAAAGAGGAGGAGAAGGACAAATCGTTGGTTGATGAACTTTATGGGTTACCGGGTTTGAGCTCCAACAATGCTCTTgagatttttctaatgttgtTTGACGATGTCCAAAAGACCGATTGCTTTCTTAGTTTCCATATGAACAAGAAATATGAGTATTGCATGGATCTTCTTGGCAGGCGCAGCTGA
- the LOC101217892 gene encoding erythroid differentiation-related factor 1, translating into MEASPASSEGSSREVQCIGKLEIVRPKPASGFLCGSIPVPTDKEFHAFNSALVPSCQTVTAPRYRVLPTETDLNLPPLPSNSHEKVLPIGALQSKDAGDLPWDGGAVASNLTRKCEALAVSGLVEYGDEIDVIAPADILKQIFKMPYAKARLSIAVYRIGQALVLSTGPDVEEGEKLVRRHKNQSKCAEQSLFLNFAMHSVRMEACDCPPTYNTTTKEQSKSSVLPGGSTSQVLEQTDGASQKDINSCAQYKEVKQDAFFWGSKKGKRSKKHDPVKKVSEVGGKPRCSNQESEKHRSVGDDEFLRVLFWQFYNFRMLIGSDLLLFSNEKYIAVSLHLWDITRQVTPLTWLEAWLDNVMASVPELAICYHENGVVQGYELLKTDDIFLLKGVSDDGTPAFHPYVVQQNGLSVLRFLQENCKQDPGAYWLYKGAGEDGIQLFDLSLIPKNHSPSDFDDSSNSLPSMLYRGRCDSLFSFGTLLYRIAHRLSLSMNPSNKVKCARFFKKCLDFLDEPDHLVVRAFAHEQFARLILNYDDDLDLTLDSLPLGCKVEVVDAEEEESLDFLSSLSETGKCDGPSSLVVEDKLVEGDQHHPNLLSEASSSIMSEAYVSSPRIISLRDPLGIEPPLVEEDSQDEESFAVCNVSPTASHVVQTVADPISSKLAAIHHVSQAIKSLRWMRQLQSSEPKMVDHIGAVHDSLPSPINISVCACGDVDCIEVCDLREWLPKSKLDNRLWKLVLLLGESYLALGQAYKEDGQLHQALKVVELACLVYGSMPQELEETKFISSMAGTPLLQNKLNDKDAKLRSFNQDLKEVDLHCDDISLDHYSSTYLFWAKAWTLVGDVYVEFHSIYGREASEKAENNVSTRELKISSEVVKEVNRLKKKLGKFKNCNACSLVNCSCQSDRANSGSSASSSRRESIFYGRKPNKKTHFKSSTGHSVSGDREQDYNGSKIENGMGSNPRHLDTKRNAQVPVKSCNRVHSGAKFSVGNSEEVEDSVETCGCVLSATSKSHVNSKESQKVKTGGIFKYLGGPVSRGSECNLTAALSCYEEARKALGQLPVGSAELQSVMSKKGWVCNELGRWRLERKELKKAETAFAGAIEAFRAVSDHTNIILINCNLGHGRRALAEEIVSKLEDLKAHAIVHNAYYQALETAELEYTESLRYYGAAKNELNGVAEDAIAVPGNLKAEVYTQLAHTYLRLGMLLARLDINEVHDIESSEDVGSGYTNPNSKGSKKGSKKHKISANDAIREALSIYESLGDIRKQEAAYAYFQLACYQKKCSLKYLESEGWKKSLSKDDNSILQRVKQYASLADRNWQRALEFYGPKTHPTMYLTILVERSSLSLTLSSSLHPNAILELAFSRMLEGRHISDTDADSLKTKYSEIHSKFWNHLQMLLKKMVAMTLPTNSGKSSTSQPQMTPNKSSEASRLRELYKMSLKSSDLRELHKMHNIWTSKLES; encoded by the exons ATGGAAGCGTCGCCGGCGTCTTCTGAGGGTTCCTCGCGAGAGGTTCAATGCATAGGAAAACTTGAAATTGTGAGGCCTAAACCTGCCAGTGGTTTTCTCTGCGGCTCTATTCCCGTTCCAACTGATAAAGAATTCCACGCCTTCAATTCTGCTCTTGTTCCTTCGTGCCAAAC cGTGACAGCTCCGCGGTATCGAGTGCTTCCGACTGAGACAGATCTCAATTTACCTCCACTTCCTTCGAACTCCCATGAAAAGGTTCTCCCAATTGGGGCACTACAGTCAAAGGACGCTGGAG ATTTACCTTGGGATGGGGGTGCTGTTGCTTCAAATCTTACCAGAAAGTGTGAAGCTCTTGCTGTATCTGGTTTGGTCGAATATGGAGATGAAATAGATGTGATAGCTCCGGCTGACATCCTTAAGCAGATCTTTAAAATGCCTTATGCAAAGGCTCGATTGTCCATTGCTGTTTATCGCATTGGACAAGCACTTGTTCTGAGTACAGG GCCTGATgttgaagaaggagaaaagCTGGTTAGGAGGCATAAAAACCAATCAAAGTGTGCAGAACAATCtctatttttgaattttgctaTGCATTCAGTTAGAATGGAGGCTTGTGATTGCCCTCCAACTTACAATACTACAACGAAGGAACAATCTAAGTCATCTGTTCTTCCCGGAGGAAGTACATCTCAGGTCCTCGAGCAGACTGACGGTGCTTCACAAAAGGATATTAATTCTTGTGCTCAATATAAGGAAGTTAAGCAAGATGCGTTCTTTTGGGGAAGCAAGAAGGGTAAAAGAAGTAAGAAGCATGATCCCGTCAAAAAGGTTTCAGAAGTTGGTGGGAAGCCTAGGTGCTCGAATCAAGAGTCTGAAAAGCATAGAAGTGTTGGTGATGATGAGTTCCTACGAGTTCTGTTTTGGCAATTTTACAACTTCCGTATGCTTATTGGTAGTGATCTGCTTCTGTTCAGTAATGAAAAGTATATTGCTGTGAGTTTGCATTTATGGGATATTACTCGACAG GTCACTCCACTAACTTGGCTTGAAGCTTGGCTTGACAATGTCATGGCAAGTGTTCCTGAATTAGCCATTTGTTATCATGAAAATGGTGTTGTTCAAGGATATGAGCTTCTGAAGACAGATGATATATTCCTCTTGAAAGGGGTCTCAGATGACGGTACTCCTGCTTTTCATCCTTATGTTGTACAACAAAATGGCCTCTCTGTCTTGAGATTTCTCCAAGAAAACTGCAAACAAGATCCTGGGGCTTATTGG CTTTATAAAGGTGCAGGTGAAGATGGGATTCAACTCTTTGATCTTTCTCTAATCCCTAAGAACCATTCCCCTAGTGATTTTGATGATAGCTCGAATTCCTTACCCTCAATGCTATATAGAGGGAGATGTGACtccttattttcatttggcaCACTCCTCTACCGTATAGCCCACCGGCTCTCACTTTCTATG AATCCTTCTAACAAGGTTAAATGTGCGAGGTTCTTTAAGAAGTGTTTAGATTTTCTTGATGAGCCTGATCACTTG GTGGTTCGTGCATTTGCTCATGAACAGTTTGCAAGGCTCATTTTAAACTACGATGACGATTTAGATTTAACTCTAGATTCTCTTCCACTGGGATGTAAAGTTGAAGTTGTGGAtgctgaagaagaagagtccTTGGACTTTCTAAGCAGTTTATCTGAAACAGGTAAGTGTGATGGTCCCTCCTCTCTTGTAGTAGAAGACAAACTCGTTGAAGGTGATCAACATCATCCAAATTTGTTGTCAGAAGCTTCTTCATCAATAATGTCAGAGGCCTATGTATCTTCTCCAAGAATTATATCGTTGAGAGATCCACTTGGGATAGAACCACCGTTGGTGGAAGAAGATTCCCAAGACGAGGAAAGCTTTGCAGTTTGTAACGTTTCTCCTACTGCCTCACATGTAGTTCAGACTGTTGCTGATCCAATATCTTCCAAGTTAGCTGCAATACATCATGTTTCTCAAGCTATCAAGTCCCTTAGATGGATGCGCCAGCTACAAAGCTCAGAACCAAAGATGGTGGACCATATTGGTGCGGTGCATGATAGCCTACCTTCTCCTATTAATATCTCTGTCTGTGCATGTGGTGACGTTGACTGTATTGAAGTCTGTGACCTTCGTGAATGgcttccaaaatcaaaattggaCAATAGATTATGGAAATTGGTTCTTTTGCTTGGAGAGTCTTATTTAGCTCTTGGTCAAGCATATAAGGAGGACGGCCAGCTGCATCAGGCCTTAAAAGTTGTAGAATTGGCATGTCTTGTTTATGGATCTATGCCCCAGGAACTTGAAGAGACTAAATTCATTTCCTCAATGGCTGGAACCCCACTTTTGCAGAATAAATTGAATGATAAAGATGCAAAGTTGAGATCATTCAATCAAGATCTGAAAGAAGTTGATTTGCATTGTGATGACATTTCATTAGACCATTATTCTTCCACGTATCTGTTTTGGGCCAAGGCATGGACATTAGTTGGTGATGTATATGTGGAGTTTCATTCTATATACGGTAGAGAGGCCTCTGAAAAAGCAGAAAACAATGTTTCCACTAGAGAATTGAAGATCTCATCTGAAGTTGTGAAAGAAGTTAATCGGCTCAAAAAGAAGCTTGGGAAATTTAAAAACTGCAATGCTTGCTCTTTGGTAAACTGCAGCTGCCAGAGTGATAGGGCAAACAGTGGAAGCAGTGCTAGCAGTAGTAGGAGGGAATCAATTTTCTACGGCAGAAAACCCAATAAAAAGACGCATTTTAAGAGTTCCACTGGCCACTCTGTCTCAGGAGATCGTGAACAGGATTATAATGGTTCAAAGATTGAGAATGGAATGGGCTCTAACCCTAGACATCTAGACACAAAAAGAAATGCTCAAGTCCCTGTAAAATCTTGCAACAGGGTTCATTCTGGGGCAAAATTTTCTGTGGGTAATTCTGAAGAAGTGGAGGATAGTGTGGAGACTTGTGGTTGTGTTCTTAGTGCGACTTCTAAATCTCATGTGAATTCCAAGGAATCTCAGAAAGTTAAAACTGGTGGAATATTCAAGTATCTTGGGGGTCCTGTTTCTAGAGGATCAGAATGCAATTTAACTGCGGCCCTAAGCTGTTATGAAGAAGCTAGAAAGGCATTAGGGCAACTCCCTGTTGGATCTGCTGAACTGCAATCTGTTATGAGTAAAAAGGGTTGGGTTTGCAATGAACTAGGTCGATGGAGACTTGAAAGGAAAGAGCTGAAAAAAGCTGAAACAGCATTTGCAGGTGCCATTGAGGCATTTAGAGCAGTTTCTGATCATACAAACATCATACTGATTAACTGCAATTTGGGTCATGGTAGGCGAGCATTAGCCGAGGAGATAGTGTCAAAACTTGAAGATCTAAAAGCACATGCAATTGTACATAATGCATATTATCAAGCATTGGAGACTGCTGAACTTGAATATACTGAATCGCTAAGATATTACGGGGCAGCAAAAAACGAACTGAACGGTGTTGCTGAAGATGCTATTGCTGTGCCTGGCAACCTGAAGGCTGAGGTTTACACACAGCTTGCTCACACGTATCTGAGGCTTGGTATGCTTTTGGCAAGGCTAGATATAAACGAGGTACATGATATTGAATCATCGGAGGATGTTGGGTCAGGTTACACAAATCCTAATAGTAAAGGATCCAAGAAAGGATCGAAAAAGCACAAGATTTCAGCAAATGATGCCATTAGAGAGGCACTATCTATATATGAATCTCTGGGTGACATACGTAAACAGGAAGCTGCATATGCTTATTTCCAACTAGCTTGTTATCAAAAGAAATGTTCTTTGAAGTATTTGGAGTCAGAGGGCTGGAAAAAGAGCTTGTCTAAAGATGATAACAGTATTCTTCAACGGGTAAAACAGTATGCTTCCTTGGCTGATAGGAACTGGCAGAGAGCCCTGGAGTTTTATGGCCCTAAAACACATCCCACTATGTATCTGACCATTTTGGTTGAACGATCATCTCTTTCATTAACCTTGTCAAGCTCTCTACATCCGAATGCA ATACTAGAATTGGCATTCTCTCGCATGCTTGAAGGACGACATATCTCCGATACTGATGCAGATTCTctgaaaacaaagtactcggaaattcattcaaaattttggaatcaTTTGCAAATGctattgaagaaaatggtggCAATGACACTTCCAACAAATTCAGGCAAATCTTCTACATCTCAACCTCAAATGACACCAAACAAATCTAGTGAAGCTTCAAGATTAAGGGAGCTTTACAAAATGTCTTTGAAGTCCAGTGATTTAAGAGAACTTCACAAGATGCATAACATATGGACATCAAAATTGGAATCTTGA
- the LOC101218368 gene encoding subtilisin-like protease SBT3.6 isoform X2, whose product MMNTNPKKLLFVLVSFFAISISIAMADSDEASSTHSIASSIPSSRPAVHIVYTETPPDEDPKHFHIRTLASALGSEEAAKDALVYSYKTAVSGFSAKLTPDQVSRVSQQPGVLQVVQDSQVGLHR is encoded by the exons atgatgaaCACAAACCCTAAGAAATTATTGTTTGTGTTAGTGTCTTTCTTTGCCATTTCCATATCAATTGCCATGGCTGATTCTGATGAAGCTTCTTCAACTCATTCCATAGCTTCATCCATACCCTCTTCACGCCCCGCAGTTCACATTGTGTACACCGAAACGCCTCCGGATGAGGACCCCAAGCACTTCCATATCCGAACCCTGGCTTCTGCTCTCGGAAG TGAAGAGGCTGCCAAGGATGCGCTTGTTTACAGTTACAAGACGGCTGTTAGTGGATTCTCTGCAAAGCTCACTCCCGACCAGGTTTCTCGAGTTTCCC AACAACCAGGCGTTCTACAGGTTGTTCAAGACAGCCAGGTTGGGTTGCACCGTTGA
- the LOC101217649 gene encoding uncharacterized membrane protein At4g09580 has product MAAPRNLVLRDEEKAEMNNPAAKKMKSERYPFSRWGLTVALGSFLVYSAALFCIYRTMPAADFKYIKLPRSLADLRMLKDHLGSYAKDHTGRFILGYCSTYIFMQTFMIPGTVFLSLLGGALFGVVRGLVLVVFNATAGATACFFLSNLIGRPFVSWMWPEKLKTFQSEIAKQREKLLNYMIFLRITPTLPNIFINLASPIVDIPFHVFLLATLIGLVPSSYIMVRAGLALGDLKSVKDLYDFKTLTLLFFIGSLSILPTLLKRKQTYE; this is encoded by the exons ATGGCGGCTCCGAGGAATCTGGTGCTGAGAGACGAAGAGAAGGCGGAGATGAACAATCCCGCGgcgaagaagatgaaatcCGAGAGATATCCTTTCTCACGGTGGGGATTGACGGTGGCGTTAGGTAGTTTTTTAGTCTATTCCGCCGCGCTCTTCTGCATTTACCGTACAATGCCGGCCGCTGATTTCAAATACATTAAGCTTCCACGTTCGCTCGCCGATCTTCGAATGCTCAA AGATCATCTTGGAAGCTATGCCAAGGATCACACTGGACGGTTCATTCTGGGATATTGTTCCACCTACATATTTATGCAAACTTTTATGATACCTGGGACAGTTTTCTTGTCATTGTTGGGTGGAGCTCTTTTTGGAGTTGTTAGAGGCCTTGTTTTAGTGGTTTTCAATGCTACGGCAGGAGCTACtgcttgtttttttctctccaactTAATTGGTAGACCTTTTGTTTCTTGGATGTGGcctgaaaaattgaaaactttccAATCTGAG ATAGCCAAGCAAAGAGAAAAGCTGCTTAATTACATGATCTTTCTCAGGATAACACCAACACTACCTaacattttcataaacttGGCATCCCCCATTGTCGATATACCTTTTCATGTTTTCCTTTTGGCTACACTCATTGGTCTTGTTCCTTCGTCGTACATCATGGTCAGG GCTGGTCTTGCTCTTGGGGATCTCAAATCTGTCAAGGATTTATATGATTTCAAAACCTTGACTCTACTTTTCTTCATTGGTTCTTTGTCAATACTTCCCACTCTTCTAAAGCGAAAGCAAACCTATGAATGA
- the LOC101218603 gene encoding uncharacterized protein LOC101218603 isoform X2 — protein MLGKSLASPISTIDSATRFCCSTRCTATAISDAVCSHVSFSCHSAKHTIKGVRRQNPYPRKWEICSSTQVESLILSDEDKKTWEACRQALSVFSFSVEEQDKMLGKAFGHIHSPYWGEDREKKVPNIEIVNDILEYLRTLGLSNDDLSKLLKKFPEVLGCNLEQELKTNVQLLDKEWGIQGKSLRNLLLRNPKVLGYYVDCKGDCIAKCTRCWVRF, from the exons ATGCTAGGAAAGTCGTTGGCGTCCCCCATATCAACCATTGATTCTGCTACTCGTTTCTGCTGTTCTACT CGCTGCACTGCCACAGCCATATCAGATGCTGTATGTTCACATGTGAGTTTCTCCTGTCATTCTGCAAAGCATACGATAAAGGGTGTGAGAAGACAAAATCCCTATCCTAGGAAGTGGGAAATCTGTTCATCTACTCAAGTTGAAAGCTTAATATTAAGTGATGAAGATAAGAAGACATGGGAGGCTTGTCGGCAAGCTCTGTCTGTGTTCAGCTTCAGTGTTGAGGAGCAAGATAAGATGCTTGGAAAGGCGTTCGGCCACATTCATTCACCCTACTGGGGTGAAGACAGAGAGAAGAAAGTTCCTAATATTGAAATTGTAAATGATATACTGGAATATCTGAGGACGCTTGGCCTTTCTAATGACGATCTCTCTAAGCTGCTAAAGAAATTCCCGGAAGTTCTTGGCTGCAATCTTGAGCAGGAGCTGAAAACCAACGTACAATTGTTGGACAAAGAGTGGGGAATTCAAGGCAAATCACTAAGGAATCTTCTTCTGCGTAATCCCAAGGTATTGGGTTATTATGTTGATTGTAAAGGGGACTGCATAGCAAAATGCACCAGATGCTGGGTTCGATTCTAg
- the LOC105434677 gene encoding uncharacterized protein LOC105434677 gives MFQSSRRTHSFSSASSSNSLSSSSSSSRGSYYFPDDSPFSAAATPIRSFSGNIPFSWEHLPGIPKKQSPARLRRGSASPLSSFLPLPPNSTTPSSSKRFGFQDWRKSNRQNAQRDPFFDAFLECSKEPTNAAAVDAELWSGGSNGKAITRSLSDRFGFLNLYSSCKRTCGVSESIVYLPRTERSSFDLLNQRTGG, from the coding sequence ATGTTTCAATCTTCTCGCCGGACTCATTCATTCTCTTCcgcttcttcttctaattccctttcttcctcttcctcttcctctcgcGGTTCTTACTATTTCCCCGATGATTCTCCTTTCTCCGCCGCCGCCACTCCGATCCGATCATTCTCCGGCAACATTCCCTTCTCTTGGGAGCATTTACCCGGAATCCCCAAAAAACAGTCTCCGGCCAGGCTCCGACGAGGTTCCGCCTctcctctctcttctttccttcctttACCTCCCAATTCCACCACCCCATCCTCTTCCAAACGCTTCGGGTTTCAAGACTGGAGGAAATCGAACCGCCAAAATGCACAGCGAGATCCTTTCTTCGACGCCTTCCTCGAATGCTCTAAAGAACCTACCAACGCTGCTGCCGTTGACGCCGAGCTCTGGAGTGGCGGTAGCAATGGTAAGGCGATTACAAGAAGTCTGAGCGATCGTTTCGGATTCTTGAATCTGTATTCTTCTTGTAAACGGACATGCGGCGTTTCGGAATCCATCGTTTACCTTCCTAGAACGGAAAGGAGTTCGTTCGATCTGCTTAACCAGCGCACCGGCGgttga